Genomic segment of Kibdelosporangium phytohabitans:
GGCTCGATCGTCCGTGATCGTCCTTTGTGGACCACGATGGCGTCGGCCCCGCCCAGGCTGATGTCGCTGACGAGCTGGTTGAAGTCGGCCTCGTCGGTGATCGGGCCGTCGGCCATGGAGTGGTCGAGCGGGACGAACAGATATCGGTCGTCGCGTGGCCGCGACAGCCGCGCCATCCGCAGCGTCTTGCCTGTCAGTGGTGTTCTGGACATTGTCTCGCACCTGCGTTCGGGATCTGTTGTGCGTGGGGGAGTTCAGTCCGCGCTGTCGACCGGCCGCTTGCGGGCCAGCGTGATGCCGTCGCCGACGGAGAGCATCACGGCGTCCACGCGCTTGTCCGCGCAGACGTGCGCGTTGAACTCGCGCATGGTGCGAGCGTTCTCGTCGTCCGGATCGGTGACCACGGCGCCTGCCAGCAGCACGTTGTTGATCAGGATGGCGCCGCCCGGCCGGATGCGGGGGAGCAGTTCCTCGTAGTAGTCCAGGTATCCCGGCTTGTCCGCGCCGATGAAGGCGAGGTCGTGGTGCGGTTCGGGCGGCAGCGCGCGCAGCGTTTCGATGGCCGTGCCCAGCCTCAGGTCGATCTTCGCGGTCACGTTCTCGTGCGCCCACACCCGTTCGGCGACCGCGGTCCACTCCTGACTGACGTCGCAGGTGAGCACCCGGCCGCCGGCGGGCAGGCCACGGGCTATGCACAGTGTCGCGTAACCGGTGAACGTACCGATCTCGATGGCCTGCCTGGTGTTCGTCAACTGGGTGAGCAGCGTCAGCAACGCGCCCTTGTCGCGCCCGATCCGCATCCGGGCGCGCTCGACGAGGTCGCGGTGCACCTCGTCCACCTGTGTGCTGTGGTCGGCGATGTAGTCGTAAATCGCGTCGGTGACCGGGATCAGTCTCATGTCATCACCATCGCAGGCATCGATGAAGAACCGAGCGAGCTGGATCAGTAGCGGTAGTGCTCGTCCTTGAACGGCCCGTCGACGTCCACACCGATGTAGCCGGCCTGGTCGGCGGTCAGCGTGGTGAGCGAACCGCCCAGTGCCGCCAGGTGGATCCGGGCGACCTTCTCGTCGAGCCGCTTGGACAGCCGGACGACCTTCCTGCCGTGCTTCTCGTAGTTGGCGAACAGCTCCAGCTGGGCCAGCACCTGGTTGGTGAAGCTGCACGACATCACGAAGCTGGGATGGCCGGTGGCGTTGCCCAGGTTCATCAGCCTGCCTTCGGACAGCACGATGATGCTGTGCCCGTCGGGGAACGTCCACTCGTCGACCTGTGGCTTGATCACGACCCGGCGCACGCTGGTCCAGCCGGCCAGCCCGGCCATGTCCACCTCGTTGTCGAAGTGGCCGACGTTGCCCAGCACGGCCTGGTGCTTCATCCGGGCCATGTGCTCGACAGTGACGACGTCCTTGTTGCCGGTCGTGGTGATCACGATGTCGGCGGAGCCGATCACCTGGTCGAGCGTGCGGACCTCGTATCCGTCCATGGCCGCCTGCAGCGCGCAGATCGGGTCGATCTCGGTCACGACCACCCGGGCGCCCTGCCCGCGCAGGGACTCGGCGGCGCCCTTGCCCACGTCACCGTAACCGCAGACGACGGCCACCTTGCCGCCGATCAGGACGTCGGTGCCGCGGTTGATGCCGTCTATCAGCGAATGCCTGATGCCGTACCGGTTGTCGAACTTCGACTTGGTCACCGCGTCGTTGACGTCGATCGCCGGGAACAGCAGTTCGCCCGTTGCCGCGAGTTGCCGCAGCCGCAGCGCTCCCGTCGTGGTCTCCTCGGTGACACCGCGGATTCCGGCGGCCATCTTCGTCCACTTGTCCGTGCTCGCCTCGAGCGAGGCGCGCAGGATACCGAGAGTGACGCGCCACTCCTCGGAATCGCCGTGCCTCTCCGCCGGGACCGCGCCGTTCCTTTCGTACTCGACGCCCCGGTGCACGAGCTGGGTCGCGTCACCGCCGTCGTCGAGGATCATGTTCGGACCCGCGCCGTCCGGCCAGGTCAGCATGTTCTCCGTCGCCCACCAGTACTCCGGCAGCGTCTCGCCTTTCCAGGCGTACACCGACACACCTTGTGGCTGCTCCGCGGTCCCGTGTGGTCCGACGACGACGGCAGCGGCCGCGTGGTCCTGTGTGGAGAAAATGTTGCACGAGCACCAGCGCACTGCCGCACCCAGGATCACCAGCGTCTCGATGAGCACTGCCGTCTGCACGGTCATGTGCAGGGAACCGGAGATGCGGGCGCCGCGCAGCGGGCGCGTCCGGCCGTACTCCTGCCGCAGGGCCATCAGCCCGGGCATCTCGTGCTCGGCCAGCCGGATCTCGGCGCGCCCGAACGGGGCCAGTGACAGGTCGGCCACGGCGAAATCGAGGCCGACAGTGGCCCTGGCCTGGTGTGAAGGGGATACGACCGCGGTCATCGGGGACAGCTCCTCAGTGCGGGTCAGACGTTGAAGTACGTGGCTTCGGGGTGGTGCACGACGATGGCGTCGGTGGACTGCTCGGGATGCAGCTGGAACTCCTCGGAGAGCTTGACGCCGACGCGTTCGGGCCGCAGCAGGTCGACGACCTTGGCGCGGTCATCCAGGTCGGGACAGGCGCCGTAGCCGAGGGAGAACCGGGCACCGCGGTAGCCGAGCTTGAAGTAGTCCGCGAGGTCAGCCGGGTCCTCAGCCGACAGCGCGGTGCCGTCGGGCAGGTGGAGCTCCTCCCGCATGCGGCGGTGCCAAAGCTCGGCGAGGGCCTCGGTGAGCTGCACGCCCAGGCCGTGGACCTCCAGGTAGTCGCGGTAGGAGTCGTTGGCGAACAGCTCGTTGGCCGCGTCGGCGATCGGCTGGCCCATCGTGACGAGGCTGAACCCGACCACGTCGACCTCACCCGCCGCCACGGCGGCGGCCTTCGGCCGGAAGAAGTCGGCGAGGCAGAGCCTGCGTTCCTTGCTCTGCCGGGGGAAGGTGAACCGGGTGCGTTCGGGTGCGCCCACGTCCGGCTCGGTGAGCAGGACGAGGTCGTCGCCGTCGGCGACGCACGGGAAGTAGCCGTAGACCACGGCGGCGTGCGCGAGGGCTTTCTCCGTGGCGAGCCGCTCCATCCAGTACCGCAGCCTGGGCCGTCCGTCCGTCTCGACCAGTTCCTCGTAGGTGGGGCCGGTGCCGGCGCGGGCGCCCCGCAGGCCCCACTGGCCCATGAAGGTCGCACGTTCGTCGAGCATGGACGCGTACTGCGCGACCGGGATCCCCCGCACGATCCGGTTGCCCCAGAACGGCGGGGCCGGCAGCGGCAGGTCGACGGACACTGCGGAGCGGGCCGCTGGCGGCGGTTCGTCCTCGTCGACCGCCTTGCGTTGGCGGGATTCGGCGATCCGCAGCGAACGCTCGCGACGGGTCCGGCGTTCGGTGACCTTGGCTTGCATCTGCTCGTCGGCCACGGGTGACCCGCCGCGTTTGACGCCCATGATGGCCTCCATCAGCCGGAGGCCTTCGAAGGCGTCACGGGCGTAGCGGACGTCACCGGTGTACATGTCGTTGAGGTCGTTCTCCACGTACGCGCGGGTGAGCGCGGCGCCGCCGAGCAGGACGGGCCAGCGGTCGCCGACCCCGCGGGAGTTCATCTCCGACAAGTTGTCCTTCATGATCACAGTGGACTTGACCAGCAGCCCGGACATGCCGATCACGTCGGCGCTGTGCTCGTCGGCGGCGTCGAGGATCGTGCCGATGGGTTGCTTGGTGCCCAGGTTGACCACGTCGTAGCCGTTGTTGGTGAGGATGATGTCGACGAGGTTCTTGCCGATGTCGTGCACGTCGCCCTTGACCGTGGCGAGCACGATGCGGCCCTTGCCGTCCGCGTCGGTCTTCTCCATGTGCGGCTCGAGGCACGCGACAGCCGCCTTCATCACCTCCGCCGACTGCAGCACGAACGGCAGCTGCATCTGCCCGGAACCGAACAGTTCCCCCACGGTCTTCATGCCGGCCAGCAAGGTCTCGTTGATGATCAGCAACGCTGGTTTCTCGGTCAGCGCGGCGTCGAGGTCGGTGTCCAGCCCCTTGCGTTCACCGTCGACGATGCGCCGTTCGAGCCGCGCGAACAACGGCAGCGCCGCCAGTTCCTGTGCCCGGCTCTCCTTCGACGAGGCCACGGAGGCGCCTTCGAACAGGCCCATCAGTTCCTGCAGCGGGTCGTAGCCCTCGCGGCGGCGGTCGTAGACCAGATCCAGTGCGACATCCCGCTGCCGGTCGGGGATCCGGGCCAGCGGGATGATCTTCGACGCGTGCAGGATCGCGGTGTCCAGCCCGGCCTGCACGCTCTCGTGCAGGAACACCGAGTTGAGGACCTGGCGAGCGGCCGGGTTGAGCCCGAACGACACGTTCGACACACCCAGCGTCGTCTGCACCCTCGGATAGCGGCGTTTGAGCTCGGAGATGGCCGCGATGGTCTCGATGGCGTCCCTGCGGACCTCCTCCTGCCCAGTGGTGATCGGGAAGGTCAGGCAGTCGACGATGATGTCGTCGATCCGCATTCCCCAGTCCCGCACCAGGTCGTCGATGATCCGGGCGGCGATCCCGACCTTGTTGCCGGCGGTGCGCGCCTGGCCCTCCTCGTCGATGCACATCACCACGACCGCCGCGCCGTGCTCGCGCACGAGCGTCATGGTTCGCTGGAAGCGGGATTCCGGCCCGGTCCCGTCCTCGTAGTTCACCGAGTTGATCGTGCACCGGCCACCGAGGCGCTCCAGCCCGGCGAGGATCACCTCCGGCTCGGTCGAATCCAGCACGATCGGCAGCGTCGACGCGGTCGCGAACCGGAAGGCCAGTTCGTCCATGTCCTTCGCGCCGTCGCGGCCCACGTAGTCCACGCACAGGTCGAGCACGTGCGCGCCGTCGCGGGTCTGCCTGCGGGCGATGTCGACGCAGTCGTCCAGCTTCCCGGCCAGCATGGCGTCGCGGAACGCCTTGGAACCGTTGGCGTTGGTGCGTTCGCCGATCACCAGCACCGAGGCGTCCTGCTGGAACGGCACCGCCTGGTACAGCGACGACACGCCGGGCTCGGGATTGGCCTCGCGGGGAGTCGGTGCCAGGTCCCGAACGGCGTCGGCGACCTGGCGGATGTGCTCGGTGGTCGTCCCGCAGCACCCGCCGACCAGCCGTACACCGAACTCGGTGACGAACCGCGACAACGCGACAGCCAGTTCCTCGGGCCCGAGCGGGTATTGCGCGCCCTTCGGGCCGAGTTGCGGCAGTCCGGCGTTGGGCATGACCGCCAGCGGGATACGTGCCTGTTTGGCCAGTGTCCGCAGGTGCTCGCTCATCTCGTCCGGCCCGGTGGCGCAGTTCAGGCCGATCAGGTCGATACCCAGCGGTTCCAGCGCGGTCAGCGCGGCGCCGATCTCGGAGCCGAGCAGCATCGTCCCGGTCGTCTCCACCGTGACCTCGGTGATGATCGGCACGACCCGGCCGTCGGCGGCCATGGCGCGTTTGGCGCCGAGCACAGCGGCCTTGGTCTGCAACAGGTCCTGCGAGGTCTCCACGATGACCGCGTCAACGCCACCGACCAGCAGACCGCGCACCTGCTGCTCGTAGGCGTCCCGCAGGACGGCGTACCGGACGTGGCCGAGGGTCGGCAGCTTCGTGCCGGGGCCGACGGACCCCAGGACGAACCGCGGCCAGTCCGGGGTGGTGAACTCGTCGGCGACCTCCCTGGCGAGCCGGGCACCGATCTCCGACAGTTCGTGGATGCGCTCGGCGATGCCGTACTCGGCCAGGTTGGCCAGGTTCGCGCCGAAGGTGTTCGTCTCCACCGCGTCCGCGCCTGCCGCGAGGTAGTCGCGGTGGACCTGGCGCACCACCTCGGGGCGGGTGACGTTGAGGATCTCGTTGCAGCCTTCGAAACCCTGGAAGTCGTCCAGGGACAGGTCGATGGACTGCAGCATCGTGCCCATCGCGCCGTCGGCGACGAGGACACCGTCCGCGATCGTGGCGAGCACCGGCGAATCGGTCACTGTCCCACCACCGCGGCGGGGATGTTCCCGGGCAGGTGCGGACTGACCTCGGCCGCGGCCACCGGTCCGTACGCGGCGGAGAACCGGGCCAGCAGCCCTGCGGCGTCCACTTCGTACTCCTGGGAACCCAGGCTCGCCAGCGACACCGACGCCAGCGCGCACCCGATCTGGGCCGACCGGTCGACGGCCAGCCCCCAGGAGCGGCCCGCGAGGAAACCCGCGCGGAACGCGTCGCCCGCCCCGGTCGGATCCACTTTCGCGGTCACCTTGGCTGCGGTGACCGTGCGGACCTCGCCCGCCGCGGACTCGATGCGCGCGCCCTGCTCGCCGAGCGTGGTGATCCAGGTGCCGACTTCGTCCAGCACGCGACCGGCGGTCCACTTCGTCCTGGAGAGCAGCAGATCGCGCTCGTACTCGTTGGTGAACAGGTATGTGGCGCCGGTGACGAGGGTGCGGATCTCATGCGGTGTCATCCTGGCCAGTTGCTGCGACGGGTCCGCGGCGAAGACGTAGCCGCGGTCCCGGCATTCCTCGGTGTGGCGGACCATCGCGGCTGGGTCGTTCGGCGCGATCACCACCAGGTCGAGACCGCCGGTGCGGGCGGCGACCGGGGCCAGTTCGATCTCCCGCGCCTCCGCCATCGCCCCGGAGTAGAAGGAGGCGATCTGGTTGTGGTAGTCGTCGGTGGTGCACAGGAACCGCGCGGTGAACTTGGTCTGTGACACCCGCACCGACCCGGTGTCCACGCCGTGGCGCTCCAGCCAGGAGCGGTAGTCGGCGAAATCGTGGCCGGCCGCGCCGACCAGCGCCGGGCGCAGGCCGAGCATTCCCATGCCGAAGCAGATGTTCGCGGCCGCGCCACCGCGCCGGATGTCGAGCCGGTCGACCAGGAACGACAGCGAGAGCCGGTCCAGTTTGTCGGCGATGAAGTGCTCAGCGAACCGTCCTGGGTAGACCATCAGGTGATCGGTCGCGATCGATCCGGTTATCGCTACACGCATTGTGCTTCCCGCCGTAGGGTGTTCACCGTCAGTTGGTGGCTGCCTGCTTGAGATCGTCCGCGCGATCGGTTCGCTCCCACGGCAAATCCAGTTCGGGGCGGCCGAAGTGGCCGTACGCGGCCGTCTGCGCGTAGATCGGCCGCAGCAGGCCGAGGTCCCTGATGATCGCGGCGGGCCGCAGGTCGAACACGTCGCGGATGGCCGACCAGATCCGCTCGGGGGACACGTTCTCCGTGCCGAACGTCTCCACGAACAACCCGACCGGGGCCGCCTTGCCGATCGCGTACGCGACCTGCACCTCGATCCGGGAGGCGAGGCCGGCCGCGACCACGTTCTTGGCCACCCACCGCATCGCGTAGGCAGCCGATCGGTCTACTTTGGACGGGTCCTTGCCGGAGAAGGCGCCGCCGCCGTGGCGCGCCATGCCGCCGTAGGTGTCCACGATGATCTTGCGGCCGGTCAGGCCCGCGTCACCCATCGGCCCGCCGATCACGAACCGGCCGGTCGGGTTGACCAGCAGCCGCACGTCATCCGTGGCCAGCTCCAGCCCGGCGATCTCGGGTGCCAGCACGTGCCCGCGCATGTCGGCGCCGAGCAGCCGCTCCAGGTCCACGCCCTCGGCGTGCTGGCTGGACACCACCACGGTGTCCAGCCGGACCGCCTTGTGCCGGGCGTACTCGATGGTCACCTGGGTCTTGCCGTCCGGCCGCAGATACGGCATCACGCCGTCCTTGCGTACCTTCGTCAGGCGGTGGGCCAGCCGGTGCGCGAGCGCGATCGGCAGCGGCATCAGCTCCGGCGTGTCGGTGCACGCGTAGCCGAACATCAGGCCCTGGTCACCCGCGCCTTGCAGGTCGATCTCGTCGGAGGCGTTCTCCATCCGCGTCTCGTAGGCCGCGTCCACACCTTGCGCGATGTCGGGCGACTGGGAGCCGATGGCCACGTTGACACCGCACGAGTTGCCGTCGAACCCCTTCGCGGACGAGTCGTACCCGATCTTGAGAATCGTGTCGCGGACGATGGCGGGGATGTCCACGTACGCCGTGGTGGTCACCTCTCCCGCGACGTGCACCTGGCCTGTGGTGACCAGGGTTTCCACCGCGACCCGGGAGTGCGGATCCGACGCCAGCAACGCGTCAAGGATCTCGTCGCTGACGGCGTCGCAGATTTTGTCCGGATGCCCTTCGGTCACCGATTCCGACGTGAAGAGATGTTTGTGCACTGCGGCTCCCCGTGGATCGCGCCCAGCAGGCACGCTTGGCGATGGACTCTGCTTCGCATACTCGGGCAATGCGCTGAAGGTTCACTGGAGACCCCGCGCCGAGATCCACATTTCCGCGAAAACACCGGGGCCAAATGGACCGGAGATGCCGTATTTCGTTCGGCGGCTGTGTGCGGGACGTCAATAACAGTGATTTCGGGGTCTTCGTCGTGAATATTTCTGGACACCTGTCATCGAAATCGCTTTGTTGACCCTGCTGGCGTACTCTGCGACCGGAGCGGTTGGTGGGGCTGCCGCCGTCTCGAAAACGGGGAGTACGGATGGAATTCGGTGTGCTTGGTCCGCTTTTACTCGTGCACGGTGACGCGTGCTGTGTGCCGACGGCGCCCAAGGGGCGGCAACTGCTGGCGTTTCTGATGGTCAACGCGAACCAGATTGTTCCGGTGCGCGCGTGCGTCGACGAACTCTGGCAGGCCAACCCGCCCAAGAGCGCCGTGTCGACCCTGCAGACCTACGTGCTGCAGATCCGGCGGCTGCTGCGCGCGGCGACCCCGCACGACGACCACGAGGTTCTCGCCACCCACAACCGGAGCTACCAGCTGCACGTCCTGGTGGAGGGCTTCGACCGCGCCGCGTTCGAGTCCGAAGTGGGCAGTGCCCGCGCGGCCGCCCGCCGAGGCGACGACCGGCACGCCGCCGACCTGTTCGACTCCGCGTTGGGCCTGTGGCGGGGGCCCGCGTTGATCGACGTGCCGGACGGCCCGGTGATCGCGGCGCACCGGGTGGAGCTGGAGGAGGCCCGGTTCGGTGTGCTGGAACAACGCGTCGAGGCGCATCTGCGGCTCGGCAGGCACCGCGAACTGCTCGCCGAGCTGGCGACCCGCGCCGACGACTATCCCATGCGCGAGAACGTGCAGGCCCAGCTCATGGTCGCGCTGTACCGCTCGGGCAGGCCCGCGCAGGCGATCGAGATGTTCCACCGGCTGCGCGGGCTGTTGTTCGACGAGTTCGGTCTCGACCCGGTGCCGCGGATGCGGCGACTGTACGAAGCGATCCTCGTGGCCGACCCGGTGCTGGAGGTGCCCGTGCCCCGGCAGCGCGAGGAGTCGTTGCGCGTCGCCGGCTGAGCAGTCGCGCGGATCAGCGGTAGCGGCTGGCGTACATGCCCCGCAGCGCCCGCAGACCACGACAGGTATGGGATTTCGCGGTCCCTTCCGGGATGTGCATCAAGGTGGCCACCTCGGCGACAGGCAGTCCGACGACGTGCCGCAGCGCCACCGCGACCCGCTGGTCGTCCGGCAACCGCCACATCAAGCCGGTCAGTTCGCGCCGGGTCTCACTGGCCGTGACCTGCTGCTCGACGCTCTGGCCGGCGGCTGGTTCGTCGGCTACGCCGGCCACCAGCGTCTGCGGCGGGCGCCTGCTCGCGCTGCGCACGCTGTTGCGCCAGGTGTTGAGCATGATCGTGAGCAACCACGACTGGGGCCGCAGCGCGAGAATGCGCCACCGCTCGTAGCCGCGCAGCGCGACGTAGGCACGCAGAAACGACTCGGCGGCGAGCTCTTCGGCCTCCGCGGCATTGCCACTGGCCCGCATCGCGGCGGCGAACAGGACACCTTCGTAGGTGTGCACCAGATCGGCGAATCCGGGGTCGAGGTCGTCGGCGAGGGCCGCGAGCAGGACATCGGTCGCCTCGATTGCCATGTGCTCCCTCATCTCATTTCGTGGCCCAGCGGACATTCCGGACGACATGTTGGCGGAGCCGTACAGCGGATGGCGGTACCCGCCAATGTCGAGAGTAGTAGACTGAAGCCAGTTACCCCAGACCTCGGTGGCGCGGACCGCGAGCCGAGGTCTTTCTCGTGGAATGGGGCTTGATGCTGCCCTGGCGGATTCCGATGCGTGTCGGGAATCTCCGCTCCGGCGCGTCACGTCATTTTCTGGCTGAGCTTGAAACCCTCTTGGGTGCGTATTTGTCGCGTTATTGACAGGTCAGGGCAGTGCATTCGCGGCGATCACGCGGGCGTACCAGTGCGCACTCGTCTTGGTGGTGCGGACCTGGGTCCGGAAGTCCACGTGCACCATTCCGAACCGCTTGGCGTACCCCTCGGCCCACTCGAAGTTGTCCATCAACGACCACAGGAAGTACCCACGCAGGTCCACGCCCTGATCGATCGCGCCGAGTGCCGCGCGCAGATGCCCGTCGAGGTACGAGACACGGTCGGTGTCGTCGATCCCGGGGAAAGCCGCGCCGTTCTCGGTGATGTACACAGGCAATCCGGGATAGTCCCGCCGCAGCCGGACGAGCAGTTCGGTCAGGCCTGCCGGGACGATGTCCCAGCCGCTGTCCGTCTTCGGCAGGCCGCGGTCGGGGAACCGGACGTGCTCGGAACCGACCCACGGCGACGGCGACTCGGCATCGGCCCCCGGCGCCACGTGGATGTCGCGGTAGTAGTTGACGCCGAGCAGATCCATCGGCTGGCGGATCAGTTCGAGGTCCCCCGGCTTGATCGTTTCCGGCAGGCCGTGGGGCGCGAGGTCGGTCAGCACGTCGTCCGGGTACGTGCCGCGCACGACAGGATCGAGGAACAACCGGTTCTGCAGCCCGTCGATCCGCCGGACCGCGTCGGCGGCCAGGGGATCGGCCGGGTCGTCGCAGTGCACGGGGAACAGGTTGAGCGTGATGCCTGCCTGCGCCGAGGGCGCGGACGACCGGATGGCGTGCATCGCGATTCCGTGACCCAGCAGCAGGTGGTGGGCGGCTGCGACCGCCGCGTTCGGCTCCGTGCGGCCCGGGGCGTGGATCCCTGACGCGTAACCGAGGAAAGCCGCGCACCACGGTTCGTTCAAGGTGATCCAGTTCGGCACTCGGTCGCCCAGCCGGCGCAGTACTGTCTCCGCGTAGTCGCCGAAGTGGTAAGCGGTGTCGCGGTTGGCCCAGCCGCCGGTTTCCTCGTGGACCTGGGGGAGATCCCAGTGGTACAGCGTGGCCCACGGTTCGATGCCGTTGGCCAGCAGCGTGTCCACGAGCCGGTCGTAGAAGCCGAGATCGGCCACCCGCGGCCAGGCGACGGAGAACCGGTACGCCCGCAGGCCGAGCCGGGCCATCATGCGCACGTCCTGTTCCATCAGCCGGTAGTGATCGGCGGCCACGTCGCCGGTGTCGCCACCGGTCACGGCTCCCGGCACGCGGCAGAACGCGTCCCAGATCGAGGGCACCCGGCCGTCGGCCGTGCCGGCTCCTTCGACCTGGTACGCGGCGGTCGCCGCGCCCCACACGAATCCGTCGGGAAACGTCACGGTTTCATCCCTTCACGGCACCTTGCATGATCCCGGCGACGATCTGCCTGCCGAGTGCGACGAAAACGACCAGGACCGGGATCGTCGCCAGTGTGGTCCCGGCGAGCACGAGCGAGTAGTCGACGTAGTAGCCGCTTTGCAGCTTCTCCAGCGCCACCTGCACTGTCGGGTTGCCCGCGTCCAGCACGATCAGCGGCCAGAGGAAGTCGTTCCACGCCGTCATGAACGTGAACATGCCG
This window contains:
- the ahcY gene encoding adenosylhomocysteinase; protein product: MTAVVSPSHQARATVGLDFAVADLSLAPFGRAEIRLAEHEMPGLMALRQEYGRTRPLRGARISGSLHMTVQTAVLIETLVILGAAVRWCSCNIFSTQDHAAAAVVVGPHGTAEQPQGVSVYAWKGETLPEYWWATENMLTWPDGAGPNMILDDGGDATQLVHRGVEYERNGAVPAERHGDSEEWRVTLGILRASLEASTDKWTKMAAGIRGVTEETTTGALRLRQLAATGELLFPAIDVNDAVTKSKFDNRYGIRHSLIDGINRGTDVLIGGKVAVVCGYGDVGKGAAESLRGQGARVVVTEIDPICALQAAMDGYEVRTLDQVIGSADIVITTTGNKDVVTVEHMARMKHQAVLGNVGHFDNEVDMAGLAGWTSVRRVVIKPQVDEWTFPDGHSIIVLSEGRLMNLGNATGHPSFVMSCSFTNQVLAQLELFANYEKHGRKVVRLSKRLDEKVARIHLAALGGSLTTLTADQAGYIGVDVDGPFKDEHYRY
- a CDS encoding RNA polymerase sigma factor, coding for MAIEATDVLLAALADDLDPGFADLVHTYEGVLFAAAMRASGNAAEAEELAAESFLRAYVALRGYERWRILALRPQSWLLTIMLNTWRNSVRSASRRPPQTLVAGVADEPAAGQSVEQQVTASETRRELTGLMWRLPDDQRVAVALRHVVGLPVAEVATLMHIPEGTAKSHTCRGLRALRGMYASRYR
- a CDS encoding GH1 family beta-glucosidase, which translates into the protein MTFPDGFVWGAATAAYQVEGAGTADGRVPSIWDAFCRVPGAVTGGDTGDVAADHYRLMEQDVRMMARLGLRAYRFSVAWPRVADLGFYDRLVDTLLANGIEPWATLYHWDLPQVHEETGGWANRDTAYHFGDYAETVLRRLGDRVPNWITLNEPWCAAFLGYASGIHAPGRTEPNAAVAAAHHLLLGHGIAMHAIRSSAPSAQAGITLNLFPVHCDDPADPLAADAVRRIDGLQNRLFLDPVVRGTYPDDVLTDLAPHGLPETIKPGDLELIRQPMDLLGVNYYRDIHVAPGADAESPSPWVGSEHVRFPDRGLPKTDSGWDIVPAGLTELLVRLRRDYPGLPVYITENGAAFPGIDDTDRVSYLDGHLRAALGAIDQGVDLRGYFLWSLMDNFEWAEGYAKRFGMVHVDFRTQVRTTKTSAHWYARVIAANALP
- a CDS encoding O-methyltransferase → MRLIPVTDAIYDYIADHSTQVDEVHRDLVERARMRIGRDKGALLTLLTQLTNTRQAIEIGTFTGYATLCIARGLPAGGRVLTCDVSQEWTAVAERVWAHENVTAKIDLRLGTAIETLRALPPEPHHDLAFIGADKPGYLDYYEELLPRIRPGGAILINNVLLAGAVVTDPDDENARTMREFNAHVCADKRVDAVMLSVGDGITLARKRPVDSAD
- the metK gene encoding methionine adenosyltransferase; amino-acid sequence: MHKHLFTSESVTEGHPDKICDAVSDEILDALLASDPHSRVAVETLVTTGQVHVAGEVTTTAYVDIPAIVRDTILKIGYDSSAKGFDGNSCGVNVAIGSQSPDIAQGVDAAYETRMENASDEIDLQGAGDQGLMFGYACTDTPELMPLPIALAHRLAHRLTKVRKDGVMPYLRPDGKTQVTIEYARHKAVRLDTVVVSSQHAEGVDLERLLGADMRGHVLAPEIAGLELATDDVRLLVNPTGRFVIGGPMGDAGLTGRKIIVDTYGGMARHGGGAFSGKDPSKVDRSAAYAMRWVAKNVVAAGLASRIEVQVAYAIGKAAPVGLFVETFGTENVSPERIWSAIRDVFDLRPAAIIRDLGLLRPIYAQTAAYGHFGRPELDLPWERTDRADDLKQAATN
- a CDS encoding carbohydrate kinase family protein, giving the protein MRVAITGSIATDHLMVYPGRFAEHFIADKLDRLSLSFLVDRLDIRRGGAAANICFGMGMLGLRPALVGAAGHDFADYRSWLERHGVDTGSVRVSQTKFTARFLCTTDDYHNQIASFYSGAMAEAREIELAPVAARTGGLDLVVIAPNDPAAMVRHTEECRDRGYVFAADPSQQLARMTPHEIRTLVTGATYLFTNEYERDLLLSRTKWTAGRVLDEVGTWITTLGEQGARIESAAGEVRTVTAAKVTAKVDPTGAGDAFRAGFLAGRSWGLAVDRSAQIGCALASVSLASLGSQEYEVDAAGLLARFSAAYGPVAAAEVSPHLPGNIPAAVVGQ
- the metH gene encoding methionine synthase, which codes for MTDSPVLATIADGVLVADGAMGTMLQSIDLSLDDFQGFEGCNEILNVTRPEVVRQVHRDYLAAGADAVETNTFGANLANLAEYGIAERIHELSEIGARLAREVADEFTTPDWPRFVLGSVGPGTKLPTLGHVRYAVLRDAYEQQVRGLLVGGVDAVIVETSQDLLQTKAAVLGAKRAMAADGRVVPIITEVTVETTGTMLLGSEIGAALTALEPLGIDLIGLNCATGPDEMSEHLRTLAKQARIPLAVMPNAGLPQLGPKGAQYPLGPEELAVALSRFVTEFGVRLVGGCCGTTTEHIRQVADAVRDLAPTPREANPEPGVSSLYQAVPFQQDASVLVIGERTNANGSKAFRDAMLAGKLDDCVDIARRQTRDGAHVLDLCVDYVGRDGAKDMDELAFRFATASTLPIVLDSTEPEVILAGLERLGGRCTINSVNYEDGTGPESRFQRTMTLVREHGAAVVVMCIDEEGQARTAGNKVGIAARIIDDLVRDWGMRIDDIIVDCLTFPITTGQEEVRRDAIETIAAISELKRRYPRVQTTLGVSNVSFGLNPAARQVLNSVFLHESVQAGLDTAILHASKIIPLARIPDRQRDVALDLVYDRRREGYDPLQELMGLFEGASVASSKESRAQELAALPLFARLERRIVDGERKGLDTDLDAALTEKPALLIINETLLAGMKTVGELFGSGQMQLPFVLQSAEVMKAAVACLEPHMEKTDADGKGRIVLATVKGDVHDIGKNLVDIILTNNGYDVVNLGTKQPIGTILDAADEHSADVIGMSGLLVKSTVIMKDNLSEMNSRGVGDRWPVLLGGAALTRAYVENDLNDMYTGDVRYARDAFEGLRLMEAIMGVKRGGSPVADEQMQAKVTERRTRRERSLRIAESRQRKAVDEDEPPPAARSAVSVDLPLPAPPFWGNRIVRGIPVAQYASMLDERATFMGQWGLRGARAGTGPTYEELVETDGRPRLRYWMERLATEKALAHAAVVYGYFPCVADGDDLVLLTEPDVGAPERTRFTFPRQSKERRLCLADFFRPKAAAVAAGEVDVVGFSLVTMGQPIADAANELFANDSYRDYLEVHGLGVQLTEALAELWHRRMREELHLPDGTALSAEDPADLADYFKLGYRGARFSLGYGACPDLDDRAKVVDLLRPERVGVKLSEEFQLHPEQSTDAIVVHHPEATYFNV
- a CDS encoding AfsR/SARP family transcriptional regulator translates to MEFGVLGPLLLVHGDACCVPTAPKGRQLLAFLMVNANQIVPVRACVDELWQANPPKSAVSTLQTYVLQIRRLLRAATPHDDHEVLATHNRSYQLHVLVEGFDRAAFESEVGSARAAARRGDDRHAADLFDSALGLWRGPALIDVPDGPVIAAHRVELEEARFGVLEQRVEAHLRLGRHRELLAELATRADDYPMRENVQAQLMVALYRSGRPAQAIEMFHRLRGLLFDEFGLDPVPRMRRLYEAILVADPVLEVPVPRQREESLRVAG